In Collimonas arenae, a single genomic region encodes these proteins:
- the purT gene encoding formate-dependent phosphoribosylglycinamide formyltransferase, with translation MKTPTRLGTPLSSSATKVMLLGSGELGKEVIISLQRLGVEVIAVDRYPNAPGHQVAHRSHVINMTDGAALEALIALEQPDLVVPEIEAIATETLVALEAAGKVTVIPTARAAWLTMNREGIRRLAGETLALATSPYRFANNLDELKAACSVIGFPCVIKPVMSSSGKGQSKIDSADEVEAAWAYAAAGGRVDAGRVIVEGFIDFDYEITLLTVRALQADGSVATHFCEPIGHVQVQGDYVESWQPHPMHPEALLKARDIAKKVTDNLGGLGLFGVELFVKNEMVWFSEVSPRPHDTGMVTMASQQQSEFELHAKAILGLPVNVALRSPAASAVIYGQHDAKGIGFECVADALRVPGADIRLFGKPESFARRRMGVALATADDVETARIRAKQAAAKVKPVIAE, from the coding sequence ATGAAGACACCAACCAGATTAGGTACTCCGCTTTCCTCTTCCGCCACCAAGGTCATGCTGCTGGGCTCCGGCGAGCTCGGCAAGGAAGTCATTATTTCGCTGCAACGCCTGGGCGTCGAAGTCATCGCCGTCGATCGCTATCCTAATGCGCCCGGCCATCAGGTTGCACATCGTTCGCACGTGATCAACATGACCGATGGCGCCGCTTTGGAAGCGCTGATTGCGCTGGAGCAGCCGGACCTGGTGGTTCCTGAAATCGAGGCGATCGCGACTGAAACCCTGGTGGCGCTGGAAGCCGCCGGTAAAGTCACCGTGATCCCAACCGCCCGCGCCGCCTGGCTGACCATGAACCGCGAAGGCATCCGTCGCCTGGCCGGCGAAACGCTGGCGCTGGCGACTTCGCCTTACCGCTTTGCCAATAACCTGGATGAACTGAAAGCCGCTTGCTCGGTGATCGGTTTTCCTTGCGTGATCAAGCCGGTGATGTCGTCTTCTGGCAAAGGCCAGTCGAAAATCGACAGCGCCGATGAAGTGGAAGCCGCCTGGGCTTATGCCGCAGCCGGCGGCCGGGTCGATGCAGGCCGTGTGATCGTCGAAGGTTTTATCGATTTCGACTACGAAATCACCTTGTTGACAGTGCGAGCGCTGCAAGCAGACGGTAGCGTCGCCACCCACTTCTGCGAACCGATCGGCCACGTCCAGGTGCAAGGCGACTATGTCGAATCCTGGCAACCGCATCCCATGCATCCGGAAGCCTTGCTCAAGGCCCGCGATATCGCCAAGAAGGTAACCGATAACCTGGGCGGCCTGGGCTTGTTCGGGGTTGAGCTATTCGTCAAGAATGAAATGGTCTGGTTTTCCGAAGTCAGCCCGCGCCCGCATGATACCGGCATGGTCACCATGGCTAGCCAGCAGCAAAGCGAATTCGAGTTGCACGCCAAGGCCATCCTCGGCTTGCCAGTCAACGTTGCATTGCGTAGCCCGGCGGCTTCAGCAGTGATCTATGGCCAGCATGACGCCAAGGGAATTGGCTTTGAATGCGTGGCGGATGCGCTGCGCGTTCCAGGCGCGGATATCCGCCTGTTCGGCAAACCGGAATCCTTCGCCCGCCGCCGCATGGGTGTGGCGCTGGCCACTGCGGATGATGTAGAGACTGCACGTATCCGCGCCAAGCAGGCGGCGGCCAAAGTGAAACCGGTTATCGCTGAATAA